From the Longimicrobiaceae bacterium genome, the window GTCACGGACAAGGAGACGAACGAGCAGCTCCGTCGCGTCATCGACGAGGCCAAGCGCCGCATCGAGCGCGTCCGTCAGCGCACCGAGGACCAGATCGACAAGGTCTTCCAGCCGGACGAGCTGCCTCCGGGCGTCGTCCAGCTGGTGAAGGTATATCTCGCCGAGAAGCGGAAGATCTCGGTGGGTGACAAGATGGCCGGGCGCCACGGGAACAAGGGCATCATTGCCCGGATCGTGCCCGAGGAGGACATGCCGTTCATGCCCGACGGGACTCCGGTGGATGTCTGCCTCAACCCGCTCGGCGTGCCGAGCCGCATGAACGTGGGCCAGATTCTGGAGACCCACCTGGGTTGGGCGGCGCGGGTCCTCGGCTTCGAGGCGAAGACGCCGGTTTTCCAGGGCGCTTCGGAGGACGAGATCGGGGTGCTGCTCCGGCTCGCGGGCGTCACCTGGGCGCGCCAGGCACTGGGCGTCAGTGCCCCGGCGCCGACCTTCGACGTGGAGGACGTGCGCCGGATCATCGCCGCTGTCGACGCGGTTCAGCTCGACGGTGAGCCGATCCCGGAGCGCGGAATCGGGCGCTCGATGGATCGACTGCTCGGTCAACCGACCACCCCCAAGGAGGTCGAGGACAAGCTGAGGGCGCTCAAGGGCTACCTGGTTGCGGCCGCGGAGGAGCTGGTCGAGCGGAGAGAGGGTGCCTCCCTCGAGGAGACCTTCCCGGCGGCGGCTGCCCTCAAGAAGTCCAAGAGCCTCGAGGGGCTGCACGACGCGGTGGAGGAGCACATGAGCCACGCGGGCCTGACCCCCGGTGGCAAGGTGCGACTCCGCGACGGCCGGTCGGGTGAGGAGTTCACCTCGCCGGTCACGGTCGGCTCGATTTACATGCTGAAGCTCTCACACCTCGTGGACGACAAGATCCACGCGCGGAGCATCGGCCCATACTCGCTGGTCACGCAGCAGCCGCTGGCCGGCAAGGCGCAGTTCGGCGGTCAGCGCTTCGGAGAGATGGAGGTGTGGGCGCTCGAGGCCTACGGCGCGGCGCACACGCTCCAGGAAATCCTCACCGTCAAGTCGGACGACGTGAACGGACGCTCACGGGTCTACGAAGCCATCGTGAAGGGAGAGAACCTCCCCGAACCCGGCCTGCCGGAGAGCTTCAACGTGCTGGTGAAGGAGCTCCAGGCGTTGGGGATCAGCGTGACGCTGGGCAATTGAGAAGAGGGGATATCCGTTATCCGTTATCCGCTATCCGTCAACAGTCAGCGGGCGCTCCAAGCAGCGGCAGACCTCGCGACACTGGCCGTCCTCGACGGACAACGGATAACGGATAACGGATAACGAACACCCCGCTTCCAGCGCAGTACCTGACATCGACGGCGAACTCCGACACCGTCGAGAGCTTATACAAGGGGGACACCTACATGATCGATTTTCCCCGCACTCGCGAGACGCGCGCGACGGACTTCAACTTCATCCAGGTGAAGTTGGCCTCTCCGGAGGAGATCCGGTCGTGGAGCTACGGCGAGGTCACCAAGCCGGAAACGATCAACTACCGCTCCTTCAAGCCGGAGCGGGACGGGCTCTTCTGCGAGCGCATCTTCGGTCCGGTCAAGGACTGGGAGTGCCACTGCGGCAAGTTCAAGCGGATCCGCTACCGCGGCATGATCTGCGACAAGTGCGGCGTGGAGGTCACTCTCTCCAAGGTGCGGCGCGAGCGGATGGGCCACATCGAGCTGGCGGTGCCGGTCGCGCACATCTGGTTCTTCAAAACGCTCCCCTCGCAGATGGGCTATCTGCTGGGGATGACGCTGCGGGACCTGGAGAAGGTCATCTACTACGCCGCCTACGTGGTCACCCGCCCCGGCCAGCAGGACGTCAAGATCGGTCAGTTGCTGGACGAGGAGGAGTACTACCAGCTTCGCCAGCGGGCGCAGGAGGAGGGCGACCAGGACTTCCAGGCGGACATCGGCGCCCCGGCCGTGCGCACCCTACTGCGTGAGCTGGACGTGGAGCCGGAGCTCGGCGGCGTCTGGAACGCGGACAACAAGGGGCTCGACCGGCTGGCGGAGACGCTGCGCGCGCAGGTCGCCAACGAAACCAGCCAGCACCGGAAGAAGCAGACGCTCAAGCGGCTGAAGGTCATCGACGCGATCCGCAACTCCGCGGAGAACCCGGCCGACCGCAACCGCCCCGAGTGGATGATCATGGACGTGATCCCGGTCATTCCGCCGGATCTGCGTCCGCTGGTACCGCTCGACGGTGGCCGCTTCGCTACCAGCGATCTGAACGACCTCTATCGGCGTGTCATCAACCGGAACAACCGGCTGAAGAAGCTGATGGAGATGCGCGCCCCGGAGGTCATCCTCCGCAACGAGAAGCGCATGCTCCAGGAGGCGGTCGACGCGCTGTTCGACAACGGGCGCCGCAGCAAGGCGATTCGCGGTCGCGGCAAGCGTCCGTTGAAGTCGCTGTCGGACATGCTGAAGGGCAAGCAGGGGCGCTTCCGCCAGAACCTGCTCGGTAAGCGCGTGGACTACTCCGGCCGTTCGGTGATCGTGGTCGGGCCCGAGCTGAAGCTGCACCAGTGCGGCCTGCCGAAGGCGATGGCGGTGGAGCTGTTCAAGCCCTTCATCATCCACGAGCTGGAGAAGCGCGGCGCGGCGGAGACGGTCAAGCGGGCGAAGAAGATCGTCGAGCGCGACGATCCGAAGGTGTACGAGGTGCTCGAGGACATCATCCGCGATCACCCCGTGCTGCTGAACCGTGCGCCGACGCTGCACCGCCTCGGCATCCAGGCCTTCGAGCCGGTGCTGGTGGAGGGGAAGGCGATCCGCATCCACCCGCTGGTCTGCGCCGCGTTCAACGCGGACTTCGACGGCGACCAGATGGCGGTGCACGTGCCCCTCTCCTTCGAGGCGCAGCTCGAGGCGCGGGTGCTGATGCTGTCGAGCAACAACATCCTGCTGCCGTCGAACGGCCGGCCCATCGCCGCCCCGACGCAGGACATCGTCATGGGGTGCTACTGGCTCACGAAGGATCCGGTGGGCTTCGAGGCCGCTTTCGCGGAGGAGAAGAACGGCGGCAAGCCGCTGCCGCGCTTCGGCTCCATCGGCGAGGTGGAGATGTCGCTGGCCAACAAGCTGGTCGACTTCCACACGCCCTGCTGGTTCTACTACGACCCGAAGGCGCTGGGGCCGAACGAGGAAGGGAAGCCGCGCAAGCCGCGCTGGATCGAGACCACGGTGGGCCGGGTGATCTTCAACTCGGTGGTTCCGCCCGAGCTGGGTTACTGGAACCGCACCATGGGGAAGAAGGAGCTCGGCGACATCGTCTTCACCGCCTATCGGCAGGTGGGGCTGGGGCGCACCACGGTCTTCCTGGACGCGCTCAAGGACTTCGGCTTCCGCTACTCCACCCTCGGGGGCGTCTCGGTCGGCATCGAGGACATGGAGATCCCCGCGGAGAAGGAGCAGATCCTTCGCGAGGCGGAGGAGGACGTCGCCCGCTACACCCGGGCGTACTCCAACGGCGTCATCTCCAACGGCGAGCGGTACAACAAGGTCATCGACACCTGGACGCACGCCAACAACGACGTGGCGGACGCCATGGTGCAGCGTCTGGCACAATCGCGCGGCGGGTTCAACCCCGTCTACATGATGATGAACTCGGGCGCGCGAGGCTCACGTGACCAGATGAGGCAGCTCGCCGGCATGCGCGGCCTGATGGCCAAGCCGCAGAAGAAGCTGACCGGCGGCATCGGCGAGATCATCGAGAGCCCGATCAAGTCGAACTTCCGTGAGGGTCTCACCGTGCTGGAGTACTTCATCTCCACGCACGGCGCGCGGAAGGGGCTGGCCGACACGGCGCTGAAGACCGCCGACGCGGGCTACCTCACCCGCCGCCTGGTCGACGTGGCGCAGGACGTCACCATCACCGAGGAGGACTGCGGCACCGTCCTG encodes:
- the rpoC gene encoding DNA-directed RNA polymerase subunit beta', which encodes MIDFPRTRETRATDFNFIQVKLASPEEIRSWSYGEVTKPETINYRSFKPERDGLFCERIFGPVKDWECHCGKFKRIRYRGMICDKCGVEVTLSKVRRERMGHIELAVPVAHIWFFKTLPSQMGYLLGMTLRDLEKVIYYAAYVVTRPGQQDVKIGQLLDEEEYYQLRQRAQEEGDQDFQADIGAPAVRTLLRELDVEPELGGVWNADNKGLDRLAETLRAQVANETSQHRKKQTLKRLKVIDAIRNSAENPADRNRPEWMIMDVIPVIPPDLRPLVPLDGGRFATSDLNDLYRRVINRNNRLKKLMEMRAPEVILRNEKRMLQEAVDALFDNGRRSKAIRGRGKRPLKSLSDMLKGKQGRFRQNLLGKRVDYSGRSVIVVGPELKLHQCGLPKAMAVELFKPFIIHELEKRGAAETVKRAKKIVERDDPKVYEVLEDIIRDHPVLLNRAPTLHRLGIQAFEPVLVEGKAIRIHPLVCAAFNADFDGDQMAVHVPLSFEAQLEARVLMLSSNNILLPSNGRPIAAPTQDIVMGCYWLTKDPVGFEAAFAEEKNGGKPLPRFGSIGEVEMSLANKLVDFHTPCWFYYDPKALGPNEEGKPRKPRWIETTVGRVIFNSVVPPELGYWNRTMGKKELGDIVFTAYRQVGLGRTTVFLDALKDFGFRYSTLGGVSVGIEDMEIPAEKEQILREAEEDVARYTRAYSNGVISNGERYNKVIDTWTHANNDVADAMVQRLAQSRGGFNPVYMMMNSGARGSRDQMRQLAGMRGLMAKPQKKLTGGIGEIIESPIKSNFREGLTVLEYFISTHGARKGLADTALKTADAGYLTRRLVDVAQDVTITEEDCGTVLGMEVSALKEGEDVVEPLKDRIVGLVALDDVVDPIDGELIVEAGTLIDEEAADAMDDAGIPSVRVRSVLTCESRRGLCRQCYGRNLATMEMVDVGEAVGILAAQSIGEPGTQLTLRTFHIGGTAARIAAQTQRRSKVEGVAEFERITTVETPEGTRIVTSREGEILMRTPEGVIRSRLSVPYGAVIAVEDKQQVDVGDLLFSWDPYSEPIVSDFRGTVRFIDIVDEETVREELDESTGRRQLVIIEDRNKKLHPMIEIRDSENDTKLREFIIPVGAQLTVRDGEEVAPGTTLAKIAREAYKTRDITGGLPRIAELFEARKPKDPAVITEVDGSVRFGDIKRGKREVIIIPESGEERIYEIPVGKHLRVHEGDVVRAGDRLSEGPVNPHDILRIKGP